The Echinicola rosea genome has a segment encoding these proteins:
- a CDS encoding TonB-dependent receptor, producing MKKILHAIRMISKYTLIGFIFQLAFLNLLHAGPSKAQGSLDMEKITVNVKAEAEPLPSVLEAIKSQTDFIFIYDDKIIPSNTTVSIEAQNEPLENVLIELSKEHRWAFKQVNDRISIKPIKGLHLGKSVIREVTVSGTVRDSNNQPIPGVTVLVKGTTNGTTTDLDGKYRLNVPENSVLVYSFVGFIPQEVAIGNKEVVDIQLEEKVSALNEVVVVGYGEQKKINLTGAVNQVGSEVTENRPAPNLTRMLQGALPNLNIRMVDGSPTRSAAFNIRGTTSIGAGGDALVLIDGVEGDPNLVNPNDVESVTILKDASSAAVYGSRAAFGVVLITTKSAKAGKSQLNVNINHSVNKRTVVPDLVTNGYQWAKNFDEAFYGWYDYKTHPISVNSVFPFSLEYLDRLRQHDEDPSLPKVEYIEALGRYEYYGNTDWFKYHHKDNMPATEASISASGGSDKARYFISGMYYHQDGIFNFSSDKFDKYNLRAKGEVNINDWLVLENNFDLSTYTYGYPLLANGDINIWRYLAVQGFPMVSMTNPDGTYSQNGVYIGASFLEGNSRSDQSNFFVRNTPTLTATPFGDLLTFKANFTFSKKFIKDKRVNNYVNYSNAPEDLNRFGNSLLRQYENENTYWGSNITAQFNKTLNEDHNLGLLLGYNIESSLTENWNTSRDGLLVPEKPDYNLMDGLNYTISGGGSEWKYLGVFYRVNYSYKDKYLLEFNGRYDGSSKFPSDERYGFFPSFSAGWNVSEEGFMANTRSWLANLKIRSSYGSLGNGNVAPYRYLETMSVNKSSVILEGIQKGYTYMPGVIPDGLTWERATTFNIGVDASFLEGRLNVNYDWYNRITSDMFTYGQPLPNVFGATEPYGNYADLSTKGWELTLGWKDQTTVGGKPFSYGINGSLWDSKATITKFNNPEKVLGSGYYVGQSVGEIWGYVTEGFFTSEEDVLNHADQDFLRNSNGNIWLPGDLKYADLNDDGVINQGDNTVNNPGDRKIIGNNAPRYQFGFNLNANWNNFGISAFFQGIAKRDWYFAPEADLFWGPYNRPYGFQPTKMMDDYWTPENPDAYFPRLRGYTALGTGRSLGAPQTRYLQDASYIRLKNITVDYSLPTQWVSKIGMQRAKIFFTGQNIWTRTGLSKHTDNFDPEIIENPLGDMTNGYGQGDAYPMLKSYTLGVNLSF from the coding sequence ATGAAAAAAATATTACATGCTATCCGTATGATCAGCAAATACACCCTTATTGGCTTTATATTCCAGCTAGCCTTCCTTAATCTCCTCCATGCAGGTCCTAGTAAGGCGCAGGGAAGTTTGGATATGGAAAAGATAACTGTGAATGTCAAAGCGGAAGCCGAACCACTGCCTTCTGTATTGGAGGCGATAAAATCGCAGACGGACTTTATCTTTATTTATGATGATAAGATCATTCCATCCAATACTACAGTTTCGATCGAAGCACAAAATGAACCTTTGGAGAATGTGCTCATCGAGCTTTCCAAAGAGCACCGATGGGCTTTTAAGCAGGTTAATGATCGCATTAGCATAAAACCGATAAAAGGGCTGCACCTTGGCAAATCGGTTATCCGAGAAGTGACGGTGAGCGGAACTGTTCGCGATTCCAATAACCAGCCGATCCCGGGGGTGACAGTATTGGTAAAAGGAACCACAAATGGCACCACTACAGACTTGGATGGAAAATACCGATTGAACGTTCCAGAAAACAGTGTGCTTGTATATTCCTTTGTTGGATTTATCCCCCAAGAAGTTGCTATTGGCAATAAGGAAGTGGTTGATATTCAGTTGGAAGAGAAGGTTTCGGCACTGAATGAGGTGGTAGTGGTAGGTTATGGCGAACAAAAGAAAATCAACCTGACTGGCGCAGTGAACCAAGTGGGCAGTGAGGTGACAGAAAACAGACCAGCCCCCAACCTGACCAGAATGCTGCAGGGAGCCTTGCCAAACTTGAATATCAGAATGGTAGATGGGAGTCCAACCCGATCTGCTGCATTTAATATTCGGGGCACGACTTCGATTGGAGCTGGTGGAGATGCCCTGGTATTGATTGATGGAGTAGAAGGGGATCCAAACTTGGTCAATCCCAATGACGTAGAAAGCGTTACGATTCTAAAGGACGCTTCTTCCGCCGCAGTTTATGGTTCGAGGGCTGCTTTTGGCGTGGTGCTCATTACTACCAAATCCGCCAAAGCAGGAAAAAGCCAACTTAACGTAAACATCAATCATTCGGTTAACAAACGGACAGTGGTGCCGGATTTGGTCACAAATGGTTACCAATGGGCAAAGAATTTTGATGAAGCATTTTATGGTTGGTACGATTATAAGACCCACCCGATTTCTGTCAACAGTGTTTTTCCATTTTCCTTGGAGTATTTGGATCGTTTGCGCCAGCACGATGAGGATCCCAGTCTACCAAAAGTGGAATACATCGAAGCACTTGGACGCTATGAATACTATGGCAATACCGATTGGTTTAAATACCATCATAAGGACAATATGCCAGCTACTGAAGCATCCATAAGTGCTTCTGGGGGTTCGGACAAGGCACGTTATTTTATATCGGGAATGTATTACCATCAGGATGGGATTTTCAATTTTTCCTCCGATAAGTTTGACAAGTATAACTTACGGGCAAAAGGAGAGGTTAACATTAACGATTGGCTGGTATTAGAGAATAATTTTGACCTCAGCACCTATACTTATGGCTACCCTTTATTGGCCAATGGGGACATCAATATTTGGAGGTATCTGGCCGTTCAGGGTTTTCCAATGGTGTCCATGACAAATCCTGATGGGACTTATTCCCAAAATGGAGTTTATATTGGAGCATCTTTCCTGGAAGGAAACAGTCGTTCTGATCAGAGTAATTTCTTTGTGAGAAATACGCCTACCCTCACTGCTACACCGTTTGGTGACCTGCTCACCTTTAAGGCGAATTTTACTTTTTCGAAGAAGTTTATCAAAGACAAAAGAGTCAATAATTACGTCAACTACAGCAATGCCCCTGAAGACTTGAACCGTTTTGGTAACAGCTTGCTGAGACAATATGAAAATGAAAACACCTACTGGGGATCCAATATCACGGCACAATTTAACAAGACCTTAAATGAGGACCATAATCTTGGGCTGCTATTGGGCTATAATATCGAAAGTTCCCTGACCGAAAATTGGAATACCAGCAGGGATGGATTATTGGTACCTGAAAAACCGGATTATAACCTGATGGATGGCCTGAACTATACCATTAGCGGAGGTGGCAGTGAATGGAAATACCTCGGTGTTTTTTACCGGGTGAATTACAGCTACAAGGACAAATACTTGTTGGAGTTTAATGGCCGTTATGATGGCTCTTCCAAATTCCCATCCGATGAGCGGTACGGTTTTTTTCCATCTTTTTCGGCAGGGTGGAATGTTTCGGAAGAAGGCTTCATGGCCAATACCCGTAGCTGGCTTGCAAACCTGAAAATCAGGTCATCCTATGGATCCCTCGGAAATGGTAACGTCGCACCATATCGTTACCTCGAAACCATGTCAGTGAATAAATCCAGTGTAATATTGGAAGGAATCCAGAAGGGCTACACCTATATGCCAGGTGTGATTCCTGATGGGCTTACCTGGGAGAGAGCCACTACCTTTAATATTGGTGTGGATGCCTCCTTCTTAGAGGGACGTCTGAATGTAAACTATGATTGGTATAACCGGATTACCTCGGACATGTTTACCTACGGTCAGCCACTTCCTAATGTGTTTGGCGCTACTGAGCCTTACGGAAACTATGCCGATCTGTCGACCAAGGGCTGGGAACTTACCTTAGGTTGGAAAGACCAAACTACAGTGGGAGGAAAGCCTTTCAGCTATGGTATCAACGGTTCCTTGTGGGACAGCAAGGCCACCATTACCAAGTTTAACAACCCTGAAAAAGTCTTGGGATCGGGTTATTATGTAGGACAGTCCGTGGGAGAGATTTGGGGTTATGTAACAGAAGGTTTCTTTACTTCTGAAGAAGATGTCCTAAACCATGCCGATCAGGATTTCCTTCGCAATTCAAATGGTAATATCTGGCTTCCCGGTGACCTGAAATATGCTGATCTCAACGATGACGGTGTGATCAACCAGGGAGACAATACGGTAAACAATCCCGGTGACCGTAAGATTATTGGCAATAATGCACCCCGCTATCAGTTTGGTTTTAATCTGAATGCCAATTGGAACAATTTCGGGATCTCCGCATTCTTTCAGGGGATAGCCAAAAGGGATTGGTATTTCGCCCCGGAGGCTGATTTGTTTTGGGGACCCTATAACAGGCCTTATGGCTTCCAGCCCACCAAAATGATGGATGATTACTGGACACCGGAAAACCCTGATGCCTATTTCCCAAGATTGAGAGGATATACCGCATTGGGCACAGGAAGGTCTTTGGGAGCGCCACAGACCCGTTACCTTCAGGATGCTAGCTATATTCGATTAAAGAACATCACGGTGGACTATTCCCTTCCGACACAGTGGGTAAGCAAAATCGGGATGCAACGTGCCAAAATTTTCTTTACGGGTCAAAATATTTGGACCAGAACCGGTCTGAGCAAGCACACGGATAACTTTGATCCAGAGATCATCGAAAATCCACTAGGTGACATGACCAATGGATATGGCCAGGGGGATGCATATCCCATGCTCAAATCCTACACACTGGGTGTTAACCTTTCTTTCTAA
- a CDS encoding RagB/SusD family nutrient uptake outer membrane protein has translation MKKIFHSIVAILTVVPALVSCDNFLETEPVDKLVPNTFFQSEKDLELYSNSFYQRQVPGGLAVVQSDEMGEFTSKNQSNNFIAGAYSSVDEGAWNWSDLRNINYFLENFDNEAIPQEARDHYEGIARFFRAYFYFEMVKRYGDVPWYSKTLATDDPDLYKPRDPREAVIDSMLMDLDFATSHIRDTKDNVSSLVTRQVAYGFKSRVCLFEGTYRKYHEELGLQGTANELLQEAAVAAKAVIDAQQFQLHNTGSPSTDYRELFISENPVSEEVMWAVVYNNALKRWHNITWKFNSATYGNRWGLNKQFVNTYLMTDGSRFTERQGYDTIQFVREMENRDFRLAQTVRSLGYTRLDGTPAPPNFGYTYTGYHILKFSLDDSRLDGISESFNSIPLMRYAEVLLNYAEAKAELGEFDAGIWEQTIAPLRERAGVDPRIPATVDSYLQSVYFPNISDKFLLEIRRERGIELCYEGLRYDDLLRWKKGDLLEMPWEGIYVSGLNEPMDLDGNGTPDVAFVETVPDNQVAGVIYFAVDGTNSVLTEGDHGHIVWRANEDRQFPEKKYLHPISNTDLVLNPDLGQNPGWE, from the coding sequence ATGAAAAAGATATTTCATTCAATAGTAGCAATACTTACTGTGGTGCCGGCATTGGTATCTTGTGATAATTTCCTGGAAACCGAACCGGTGGACAAACTCGTTCCGAACACTTTTTTCCAAAGTGAAAAAGACTTAGAGCTTTATTCCAATTCCTTTTACCAACGACAGGTGCCCGGTGGTCTGGCAGTGGTTCAAAGCGACGAAATGGGCGAATTTACCTCAAAAAACCAATCCAATAACTTCATAGCAGGAGCGTATTCTTCAGTGGATGAAGGTGCCTGGAACTGGTCAGACCTTCGAAATATAAATTACTTTCTGGAAAACTTCGACAACGAGGCCATTCCTCAGGAAGCCAGAGATCATTATGAAGGCATTGCGCGCTTTTTTAGGGCATACTTCTATTTTGAGATGGTGAAGCGTTATGGCGATGTGCCATGGTATTCAAAAACCTTGGCAACCGACGATCCGGATCTTTATAAGCCACGTGATCCCCGAGAGGCGGTGATTGACTCCATGCTGATGGATCTTGATTTTGCAACTTCTCATATCCGGGATACCAAGGATAATGTTTCTTCACTGGTAACCAGACAGGTTGCTTATGGTTTTAAGTCTCGTGTATGCCTATTTGAAGGAACCTACAGAAAGTACCACGAGGAACTTGGGCTCCAAGGTACTGCAAACGAGTTGCTCCAAGAAGCGGCGGTTGCAGCAAAAGCTGTGATAGACGCCCAACAGTTTCAGCTACACAATACCGGGAGCCCATCAACGGACTATCGTGAGCTGTTTATCAGCGAAAACCCGGTATCCGAGGAAGTGATGTGGGCTGTGGTTTATAACAATGCCCTGAAAAGGTGGCATAATATCACTTGGAAGTTTAACAGCGCTACTTATGGAAACCGCTGGGGACTGAACAAGCAGTTTGTGAATACTTACCTGATGACAGATGGCAGCAGGTTTACGGAAAGACAGGGGTACGATACTATTCAGTTTGTGCGTGAAATGGAAAATCGTGATTTCCGATTGGCCCAAACGGTACGTTCACTGGGATACACCCGATTGGATGGAACGCCCGCACCTCCAAATTTTGGCTACACCTATACAGGCTATCATATTCTAAAATTCAGCTTGGATGATAGTAGGTTGGATGGAATATCCGAATCCTTTAATTCCATACCGTTGATGCGATATGCTGAGGTACTGTTGAACTATGCCGAGGCCAAGGCAGAGCTTGGGGAGTTTGATGCTGGCATTTGGGAGCAGACTATTGCTCCTTTACGAGAGCGGGCGGGAGTAGATCCACGTATTCCAGCCACCGTTGACAGTTACCTTCAGTCAGTTTATTTTCCCAATATTTCAGACAAATTCCTGCTGGAAATCAGAAGAGAAAGAGGAATAGAACTGTGTTATGAAGGATTACGGTACGATGACCTTTTACGCTGGAAGAAAGGAGACTTGCTCGAAATGCCTTGGGAGGGGATCTATGTGTCAGGGCTGAACGAACCAATGGACTTGGATGGAAATGGTACACCGGATGTTGCCTTTGTGGAGACCGTTCCAGACAATCAGGTAGCCGGGGTGATTTACTTTGCGGTCGATGGAACCAACTCCGTCCTG